Proteins encoded within one genomic window of Hahella chejuensis KCTC 2396:
- the rlmN gene encoding 23S rRNA (adenine(2503)-C(2))-methyltransferase RlmN, whose translation MSGSSAKINLLGMNRSDLETFFESLGEKKFRATQLMKWMYHLGVSDFDLMTNMSKALREKLKEVAEVSVPEVIYEDISADGTRKWVMRLAGGNSIETVYIPDNGRGTLCVSSQIGCSLDCSFCSTGKQGFNRNLSSAEIIGQLWIAARSFGDYDLSKERYVTNIVFMGMGEPLLNFDNVVRACDVMMDDFGFGISKRRLTVSTSGLVPALDKLGDVTDVSLAISLHAPNNSLRDVLVPVNKKYPIEELLAACHRYLGKLSDKRRITVEYTLIAGVNDSETHAHELRDLLRDLPCKINLIPFNPFPNSGYERPSRNATLRFQKVLSDAGYVATVRTTRGDDIDAACGQLVGRVEDRTRRSQKYIPLQNINVSPDGRASV comes from the coding sequence ATGTCAGGCTCCAGCGCTAAAATAAACCTATTGGGAATGAATCGCTCCGATCTCGAAACTTTTTTCGAGTCACTGGGAGAGAAAAAATTCCGCGCCACTCAACTAATGAAGTGGATGTACCACCTTGGCGTGTCTGACTTTGACCTCATGACGAATATGAGTAAGGCGTTACGGGAAAAGCTGAAAGAAGTAGCTGAAGTGTCCGTGCCTGAAGTTATATATGAAGATATTTCTGCCGACGGCACCCGCAAGTGGGTTATGCGGCTGGCCGGCGGTAATAGTATTGAAACCGTTTATATCCCGGACAATGGTCGGGGTACATTGTGCGTTTCCTCTCAGATAGGGTGTTCCCTGGACTGTAGTTTCTGCTCAACTGGAAAGCAGGGGTTTAATCGTAACTTGAGTTCCGCCGAGATAATCGGTCAGTTATGGATCGCGGCGAGATCTTTTGGCGATTATGACTTGTCCAAAGAGCGCTATGTTACGAACATTGTCTTTATGGGAATGGGCGAACCTTTATTGAATTTCGACAACGTCGTGCGCGCCTGCGATGTCATGATGGATGATTTTGGCTTCGGCATTTCCAAGCGTCGCTTGACCGTCAGCACTTCCGGGCTTGTTCCAGCTCTTGACAAGCTGGGCGACGTTACCGATGTTTCCCTCGCGATTTCCCTGCATGCGCCGAATAATTCGTTGCGAGATGTTCTGGTTCCGGTCAATAAAAAGTATCCGATAGAAGAGTTGTTGGCGGCTTGTCATCGTTATCTGGGTAAACTTTCCGACAAACGTCGCATTACTGTTGAATACACATTGATTGCCGGCGTAAACGACAGCGAAACACACGCACATGAGTTGCGCGACTTGCTGCGCGACTTACCATGCAAAATTAACCTGATTCCATTTAACCCGTTCCCTAATAGCGGTTATGAGCGTCCCTCCCGAAACGCGACATTAAGGTTCCAGAAAGTGCTGAGCGACGCGGGCTATGTCGCCACCGTTCGAACTACGCGCGGCGATGATATTGACGCAGCTTGTGGTCAATTGGTAGGGCGCGTTGAAGACAGGACGCGGAGAAGTCAGAAGTATATTCCTCTGCAAAACATTAATGTTTCCCCTGACGGCAGAGCTTCCGTTTAA
- a CDS encoding YfgM family protein, translating to MDSLRTEEEQIAAIKNWWKENGNALLIGIGLALAAIFGWKAYNQNELQKKEEASQMYQELVQAAGAAQMADDEKSQANITFLATELQSKFPGTTYALYAKLYEAQQAVAKKDFAGAETALKAVASETEDEALKRVVSLRLARVLAAQQKFDDALAALKAQKGDVFYSHFQELAGDILKMKGSRAEAKAAYEQALADAKEHELPTELLQIKLNDLADV from the coding sequence GTGGATTCATTGCGCACAGAAGAAGAACAAATCGCCGCCATAAAAAACTGGTGGAAGGAAAACGGCAATGCGCTTTTGATTGGCATCGGCTTGGCTCTGGCTGCGATTTTTGGCTGGAAGGCCTATAACCAGAACGAACTGCAGAAGAAAGAAGAAGCGTCGCAGATGTATCAGGAGCTGGTGCAGGCTGCTGGCGCTGCGCAAATGGCTGATGACGAAAAATCTCAGGCTAACATTACTTTCCTGGCGACAGAGCTACAGTCCAAGTTTCCGGGCACCACTTACGCGCTCTATGCAAAGCTGTATGAAGCGCAGCAAGCGGTAGCGAAAAAGGATTTCGCTGGTGCGGAAACGGCACTGAAAGCGGTGGCGTCAGAAACTGAAGACGAGGCGCTCAAGCGCGTAGTGTCTTTGCGCCTGGCGCGCGTACTGGCGGCGCAGCAGAAATTTGATGATGCGTTGGCGGCCCTGAAAGCACAGAAGGGCGACGTTTTTTACTCTCACTTCCAAGAGCTCGCCGGAGACATTCTGAAGATGAAGGGGAGTCGCGCAGAAGCTAAAGCCGCCTATGAACAGGCGCTGGCTGACGCAAAAGAGCATGAGTTGCCGACTGAGCTATTGCAGATTAAGTTGAACGATTTGGCGGACGTATAA
- the hisS gene encoding histidine--tRNA ligase gives MLARIQAIRGMNDVLPEQTPIWRYLEDTARCLFEQYGIEEIRMPIVEQTDLFKRSIGEVTDIVEKEMYTFEDRNGDSLTLRPEGTAGCVRAGEEHGLLFNQTRRLWYSGPMFRHERPQKGRYRQFHQIGVECFGFNGPDIDAELIIMTARLWKKLGLSDHVQLHINSIGSAEARAEYRRALVNYLGQYEDQLDEDSRRRLSTNPLRILDSKDAKTQEILQGAPLFNDFLDAESAQHFAGLRAFLDKAGLSYTVNPKLVRGLDYYGKTVFEWITDSLGAQGTVCAGGRYDGLVAQLGGKGTPGVGFAMGVERLVLMLETLNLTPASLQDRADFFIAALGEGAEAYAFEVAEQLRDLQQNVRVVMNCGGGSFKAQMKKADKSSAAFALLLGESEVSQREVTIKPLRTDQAQKTLALEEFIQRAPQMI, from the coding sequence ATTTTGGCGCGTATTCAGGCTATTCGGGGCATGAACGATGTGCTGCCGGAACAAACGCCTATCTGGCGTTATCTGGAAGACACGGCGCGTTGCCTGTTTGAGCAATATGGCATTGAAGAAATCAGAATGCCGATTGTGGAGCAGACAGATTTATTTAAACGCTCCATAGGTGAAGTGACGGATATCGTCGAAAAAGAGATGTACACCTTTGAGGACCGCAATGGCGACAGCCTGACCTTGCGGCCAGAGGGAACTGCAGGGTGCGTACGCGCTGGAGAAGAGCACGGGTTATTGTTCAACCAGACTCGCCGCCTTTGGTATAGCGGCCCCATGTTCCGTCATGAAAGGCCTCAAAAAGGCCGTTATCGTCAGTTTCATCAAATCGGTGTGGAATGTTTCGGCTTTAATGGACCAGATATTGACGCCGAACTGATCATTATGACCGCGCGCCTATGGAAGAAGTTGGGGCTTTCTGACCATGTCCAACTGCACATCAACTCTATCGGCAGCGCTGAGGCGCGGGCGGAATATCGGCGTGCGTTGGTCAACTACTTGGGTCAGTATGAGGACCAACTGGACGAGGACAGCCGGCGCAGGCTTTCTACAAATCCATTGCGGATACTGGATAGTAAAGACGCCAAGACTCAGGAAATTCTTCAGGGCGCTCCACTGTTCAATGACTTTTTGGATGCCGAGTCCGCACAGCACTTTGCCGGACTTCGCGCATTTCTCGATAAGGCAGGCTTGAGCTATACCGTCAATCCGAAACTGGTTCGTGGATTGGATTATTACGGCAAGACTGTTTTTGAGTGGATTACTGACTCTCTCGGCGCGCAAGGCACTGTTTGCGCCGGCGGTCGTTATGATGGTCTGGTTGCGCAGCTGGGCGGCAAAGGTACGCCGGGAGTTGGGTTCGCGATGGGCGTGGAGCGTCTGGTGCTGATGTTGGAAACGCTTAACCTTACCCCCGCCAGTCTGCAGGACCGCGCAGATTTCTTCATCGCAGCGCTAGGTGAAGGTGCGGAAGCTTATGCTTTTGAAGTGGCGGAACAATTGAGGGATCTGCAGCAGAATGTCCGTGTCGTGATGAATTGCGGCGGCGGTAGCTTTAAAGCTCAGATGAAAAAGGCGGATAAAAGCTCGGCGGCGTTTGCGCTTCTGTTGGGAGAGAGCGAAGTCAGCCAGCGGGAAGTGACGATTAAACCTCTACGCACCGATCAGGCGCAAAAAACGCTGGCGCTGGAAGAGTTTATCCAGCGCGCGCCGCAAATGATTTAA
- a CDS encoding IscS subfamily cysteine desulfurase: MKKPIYLDYAATTPVDPRVAEAMSHCLTLDGVFANPASRSHIYGWRAEEMVEKGRRQVADLIGADPREIVWTSGATEADNLAIKGVASRYAEKGRHIITSAIEHKAVLDPCAYLERQGYEVTYLKPGRDGVISLQSVKDALRDDTILVSLMHANNELGSVNDIQAIGELLRGHQAFFHVDAAQSVGKLAVDMKTMPVDLLSCCAHKIYGPKGIGALYVRRNPFVGVDAQIHGGGHERGMRSGTLPTHQIVGMGAAFEIAGQGLAEESDRLTELRDRLWRALSVLPEIYLNGSEANRLPGTLNISFGYVDGESLLMAMRDLAVSTGSACTSASLEPSYVLRGIGVPDELALSSLRISMGRFTEEEDVNVAADVIITAVNKLRELSPAWRAKSGD, encoded by the coding sequence ATGAAGAAACCTATATATCTCGACTACGCCGCCACCACGCCTGTGGATCCGAGGGTCGCTGAGGCGATGAGCCATTGCCTGACGCTGGATGGGGTCTTCGCCAACCCGGCGTCTCGTTCGCATATTTACGGCTGGCGTGCAGAAGAGATGGTGGAAAAAGGGCGTCGCCAAGTGGCGGATCTGATTGGCGCCGACCCTCGAGAGATAGTCTGGACTTCCGGCGCGACAGAAGCGGATAACCTCGCCATCAAAGGCGTGGCGAGTCGCTATGCTGAAAAAGGCCGCCATATTATTACCAGCGCGATAGAGCACAAAGCTGTGCTGGACCCCTGCGCTTACCTGGAAAGACAAGGTTACGAAGTGACTTATCTGAAGCCAGGCAGGGATGGGGTGATCAGCTTACAGTCAGTTAAAGATGCATTGCGCGACGATACAATTCTCGTTTCTCTAATGCATGCCAACAATGAACTGGGTAGCGTTAACGATATTCAGGCGATTGGTGAGCTGTTGCGTGGGCATCAAGCTTTTTTTCATGTGGATGCAGCGCAGTCCGTGGGCAAGTTGGCTGTCGATATGAAGACCATGCCAGTCGACTTGTTGTCTTGTTGTGCGCACAAAATATATGGGCCTAAAGGCATAGGGGCGCTTTACGTTCGAAGGAATCCGTTTGTTGGCGTAGACGCTCAAATTCACGGTGGCGGCCATGAGCGGGGTATGCGCTCCGGTACGCTTCCAACTCACCAGATCGTTGGGATGGGAGCCGCCTTTGAGATAGCTGGTCAGGGTTTGGCAGAGGAATCCGATCGATTGACGGAGCTGCGAGATAGATTGTGGCGCGCGCTCTCTGTATTGCCGGAAATCTACTTGAATGGTTCAGAGGCTAATAGGTTGCCGGGTACGTTGAATATCAGTTTCGGGTATGTCGACGGCGAGTCGTTGCTGATGGCGATGCGAGATCTTGCTGTTTCAACTGGCTCTGCTTGCACATCCGCATCCTTGGAGCCCTCCTATGTGTTAAGGGGAATTGGCGTGCCGGATGAGTTGGCGCTCAGCTCCTTGCGTATTTCTATGGGGCGCTTTACTGAAGAAGAGGATGTCAATGTCGCAGCGGATGTCATTATAACCGCAGTGAATAAGTTGCGTGAGCTGTCTCCCGCATGGAGGGCGAAGTCGGGCGATTGA
- a CDS encoding inositol monophosphatase family protein encodes MQPMINIALRAIRSSNEQINMILEREELSFTDPEKLKRVIARVDAAFYDNLSRALQRAYPTHQINKKGDLKGAPKGVSWHIMPVHNTASLVRGLSDWCFSLVCKKNDQTEHAIIIFPITGDEYTASRGGGASLNGKRIRVSGTKELELSMLSTNILEGVGKREEPATLLEAYAELDKSCFGVRSAHCIPQELAYLAAGKIDVAILNNISPLETAAGLLIAKEAGALHSDVRGNPLNERSRSLICCNPKMLKPVSQKAHKLAELLK; translated from the coding sequence ATGCAGCCAATGATTAATATTGCCTTGCGCGCAATTCGCTCGTCCAATGAGCAAATCAACATGATTCTTGAGCGTGAAGAGTTATCTTTTACCGATCCGGAAAAGCTAAAGAGAGTCATTGCACGCGTTGACGCCGCTTTCTACGACAACCTGTCCCGCGCCCTGCAACGGGCCTACCCTACCCACCAAATCAACAAAAAAGGCGATTTGAAAGGCGCACCGAAAGGCGTCAGCTGGCACATCATGCCTGTTCACAACACCGCCAGCCTCGTACGCGGCCTGTCCGACTGGTGCTTTTCACTGGTTTGCAAAAAAAACGATCAGACTGAACACGCCATCATCATCTTCCCTATAACCGGAGACGAATACACGGCAAGCCGAGGCGGCGGGGCCTCTTTGAACGGTAAACGCATTCGCGTTTCCGGCACTAAAGAGCTGGAGTTATCCATGCTATCCACCAATATTCTGGAAGGCGTTGGCAAAAGAGAAGAGCCTGCAACACTGTTAGAGGCTTATGCAGAGCTGGACAAGAGCTGTTTCGGCGTCAGAAGCGCACATTGTATTCCGCAAGAGTTGGCCTACCTGGCCGCAGGAAAAATCGACGTCGCCATATTGAACAACATCAGCCCACTTGAAACGGCAGCTGGACTGCTTATCGCCAAGGAAGCCGGAGCCCTGCATAGCGATGTCCGCGGAAATCCTTTAAATGAGAGAAGCCGTTCCCTTATTTGCTGCAATCCAAAAATGCTCAAGCCCGTTTCTCAAAAGGCCCACAAACTGGCTGAGTTGCTGAAG
- the ndk gene encoding nucleoside-diphosphate kinase, with the protein MAVERTLSIIKPDAVAKNVIGEIYSRFEKAGLRIVAAKMLHLSQEQAEGFYAEHKERGFFPDLVAFMTSGPVVVQALEGENAIALNRQLMGATNPKEAEPGTIRADFASSIDANAVHGSDSAASAEREVAYFFSENEICPRS; encoded by the coding sequence ATGGCCGTAGAACGTACGCTGTCAATCATCAAGCCTGACGCAGTGGCTAAAAATGTAATCGGCGAAATTTATTCGCGTTTTGAGAAAGCCGGTCTGCGTATTGTGGCTGCAAAAATGCTGCACCTGTCGCAAGAGCAGGCTGAAGGCTTTTATGCTGAACACAAAGAGCGCGGATTCTTCCCCGATCTGGTTGCATTCATGACTTCCGGTCCGGTTGTTGTTCAAGCGCTGGAAGGTGAAAACGCCATCGCTCTGAACCGTCAACTGATGGGCGCGACCAACCCTAAAGAAGCTGAGCCAGGCACTATTCGCGCAGACTTCGCTTCTTCTATTGACGCGAACGCAGTTCACGGATCCGACTCTGCGGCGTCTGCTGAGCGCGAAGTAGCATACTTCTTCAGCGAGAACGAAATCTGCCCACGCAGCTGA
- a CDS encoding RodZ domain-containing protein yields the protein MSSEAASNPAANDRPGSRLRQARENLGWSIPETAERLHVIPRYVKAIEDGEHGQLPGLVFLKGYVRAYARLVNLSEDRVIEDLEQELSLGDAGFTEERAAPTPSYEEKPKSGGGLWLILLALAVAAGLIYYFLSGRDIVSTGSTGTTMQEPEIPSEVVVVPGGSSDAIEPPAPVAEKDSSAVESEPMLLDGSTLEEEGQEPSPEDLLQPEDTGTAETSASEQPPPVTEDPVSVEPAPSSASEQPAPQAAIGKVAVRATFVGDCWFDLRDKSNNRVVGLYRQGDVVDFQGEYPLRFIIGAVDAVKLEVNGKPLDFGQYRVRNNRVEMTLER from the coding sequence ATGTCGTCCGAGGCCGCATCCAACCCCGCCGCTAATGACCGACCGGGCAGCCGATTGCGTCAGGCCCGGGAGAATTTGGGCTGGAGCATCCCGGAAACAGCCGAACGGCTGCATGTTATTCCTCGTTATGTGAAAGCCATCGAGGATGGCGAGCATGGTCAGTTGCCTGGATTAGTGTTTTTGAAAGGGTATGTCAGGGCATACGCTCGTTTGGTCAATTTGTCTGAAGACAGGGTGATCGAGGATCTGGAGCAAGAGCTGTCTTTGGGAGACGCTGGTTTCACCGAAGAAAGAGCGGCTCCTACGCCCTCCTATGAAGAGAAGCCCAAGAGCGGCGGTGGATTGTGGCTGATACTGCTGGCTTTGGCGGTAGCGGCGGGGCTTATTTACTACTTCCTCTCGGGGCGCGATATAGTCTCAACAGGGAGTACTGGAACGACGATGCAGGAACCGGAAATTCCAAGCGAGGTAGTGGTTGTTCCTGGCGGAAGCAGTGACGCAATTGAGCCGCCTGCTCCAGTTGCTGAAAAAGACTCCTCCGCCGTAGAGTCTGAACCAATGCTGCTGGATGGCTCAACACTCGAAGAAGAGGGTCAAGAGCCGTCCCCCGAAGATTTACTCCAACCAGAAGACACCGGCACTGCTGAGACTTCGGCTAGTGAGCAGCCTCCTCCGGTGACTGAGGACCCTGTTTCGGTAGAGCCGGCTCCTTCATCAGCGTCGGAGCAGCCTGCGCCTCAAGCTGCGATAGGTAAAGTAGCTGTTCGGGCGACATTTGTTGGGGACTGCTGGTTTGATTTGAGAGACAAGAGCAACAACCGCGTTGTGGGCTTATACCGCCAGGGCGATGTGGTTGATTTTCAAGGGGAGTACCCTTTGCGTTTTATTATTGGCGCCGTGGACGCTGTGAAACTAGAGGTGAATGGCAAGCCTCTGGATTTCGGGCAGTACCGAGTGCGCAATAACCGTGTTGAAATGACCTTGGAACGTTGA
- the cysE gene encoding serine O-acetyltransferase: MLAQLKEDIRSVFHRDPAARNAFEVLTCYPGLHALLAHRVSHWLWKKGLKWLARFLSSLSRWMTGIEIHPGAKIGRRFFIDHGMGVVIGETAEIGDDVTLYQGVTLGGTSWNAGKRHPTLGNGVVVGAGAKILGPFTVGDNSKVGSNAVVTKEVPANATVVGIPGRVIVKKAEPEAGRRKAMEEKMGFDAYGLSEEMPDPVARSIRAMLDHMQAVDDRLESMCKCLHKLDVEYRNGELPPLKSEDFECVREDK; encoded by the coding sequence ATGTTAGCACAGTTAAAAGAGGACATAAGAAGTGTCTTTCACCGGGACCCGGCGGCCAGAAACGCCTTTGAGGTGCTGACTTGCTACCCCGGTCTGCATGCGTTGCTGGCGCACCGCGTGAGTCACTGGTTGTGGAAAAAGGGATTGAAGTGGCTGGCGCGCTTTCTTTCCTCTTTGAGTCGCTGGATGACAGGGATCGAAATACATCCGGGCGCGAAAATCGGTCGCCGCTTTTTCATTGATCATGGTATGGGGGTAGTGATCGGAGAGACGGCGGAAATTGGCGACGACGTCACCTTGTACCAGGGAGTAACCCTTGGCGGCACCAGTTGGAATGCAGGCAAACGTCATCCTACGCTGGGAAATGGCGTGGTTGTCGGCGCTGGCGCCAAAATTTTGGGGCCGTTCACGGTGGGGGATAACTCAAAAGTGGGCTCCAATGCTGTGGTGACCAAGGAAGTGCCGGCTAATGCGACAGTGGTGGGCATTCCAGGACGGGTGATTGTCAAGAAAGCGGAGCCGGAAGCAGGTCGCCGTAAAGCCATGGAAGAGAAAATGGGCTTTGACGCATATGGATTGAGCGAGGAGATGCCTGATCCGGTGGCGCGCTCCATTCGCGCGATGCTGGATCATATGCAGGCGGTGGATGATCGTCTGGAGTCTATGTGCAAATGTCTGCACAAGTTGGATGTGGAATATCGCAATGGTGAGCTGCCTCCTCTGAAGAGTGAGGACTTTGAGTGCGTTCGCGAAGATAAGTAG
- the iscR gene encoding Fe-S cluster assembly transcriptional regulator IscR, giving the protein MRLTTKGRYAVTAMLDLALHGNSGPVSLADISARQGISLSYLEQLFAKLRRSRLVSSVRGPGGGYKLARPLGETAVAEIIEAVNESIDATRCGRKGDCQGGEICLTHHLWQDLSERIHDYLSSISLEELVASRAVQEIAERQTERKRAGEAGISLVDIG; this is encoded by the coding sequence ATGCGCTTGACCACCAAAGGCCGCTATGCGGTGACCGCCATGCTGGATTTGGCGCTGCACGGTAATAGCGGCCCTGTCAGTCTGGCGGATATCTCGGCGCGTCAGGGCATCTCGCTTTCATATCTTGAGCAATTGTTCGCCAAACTGAGGCGTAGCCGTCTGGTGTCCAGTGTGAGGGGGCCTGGCGGTGGTTATAAGTTGGCGCGCCCGCTCGGTGAGACGGCGGTGGCTGAAATCATTGAGGCGGTTAACGAATCTATTGATGCAACGAGATGTGGGCGAAAAGGGGACTGTCAGGGGGGCGAAATTTGTTTGACCCATCATTTATGGCAGGACCTCAGCGAACGTATTCATGATTATCTCAGTAGTATCAGTCTCGAAGAGCTGGTCGCCAGTCGGGCGGTGCAGGAAATTGCTGAGAGGCAGACTGAAAGAAAACGAGCGGGCGAAGCAGGAATTTCTTTGGTCGATATCGGCTAA
- the ispG gene encoding flavodoxin-dependent (E)-4-hydroxy-3-methylbut-2-enyl-diphosphate synthase, protein MHFESPIKRRRSRQIMVGAVPVGGDAPIAVQSMTNTETCDVDATVAQIETLQQAGADIVRVSVPTMDAAEAFAAIKQRVTLPLVADIHFDYKIALRVAEVGVDCLRINPGNIGREDRVQAVISAAKDKGIPIRIGVNAGSLEKDLQKKYGEPTPEALVESAMRHIDILDRHDFQNFKVSLKASDVFMTVAAYRQIADQIEQPLHLGITEAGGFRSGAVKSAIGLGMLLMDGIGDTIRVSLAADPVEEIRVGYDILKSLKLRSKGINFIACPSCSRQNFDVIKTMNELERRLEDINTPLDVAVIGCVVNGPGEAKEADVGLTGGSPSNLIYVGGKPDHKLNNDELVERFESLIRSKAAAKQEELDALIAKG, encoded by the coding sequence ATGCATTTTGAGTCACCGATAAAAAGGCGACGTTCGCGCCAGATTATGGTCGGCGCTGTGCCGGTTGGTGGAGATGCGCCTATCGCAGTTCAGTCTATGACTAACACTGAGACCTGCGATGTTGATGCGACCGTAGCGCAGATTGAGACGCTACAGCAAGCCGGGGCGGATATTGTTCGAGTGTCAGTCCCAACTATGGACGCCGCGGAGGCTTTTGCAGCCATCAAGCAAAGAGTCACATTGCCTTTGGTGGCGGATATTCATTTTGACTACAAAATAGCGCTGAGGGTTGCGGAGGTTGGTGTGGATTGTCTCCGTATCAATCCGGGCAATATTGGCCGGGAAGACCGTGTGCAAGCGGTCATCAGCGCCGCTAAAGACAAAGGAATCCCCATTCGGATTGGGGTTAACGCAGGGTCGTTGGAGAAAGACTTACAGAAAAAATATGGCGAGCCTACTCCGGAAGCCCTGGTGGAGTCTGCGATGCGCCATATCGATATTCTTGATCGCCACGACTTTCAGAACTTTAAGGTGAGTTTAAAGGCGTCTGATGTTTTCATGACCGTGGCCGCTTATCGCCAGATTGCAGACCAGATTGAGCAACCGCTCCATCTAGGCATTACTGAGGCGGGCGGATTCCGTTCCGGCGCAGTCAAATCAGCCATTGGTCTGGGAATGCTTCTGATGGATGGTATTGGCGATACGATTCGTGTGTCATTGGCGGCGGATCCAGTGGAAGAAATTCGGGTGGGCTACGATATTCTCAAGAGCCTTAAGCTGCGCTCCAAGGGAATTAACTTCATTGCTTGCCCCAGTTGCTCCAGACAGAACTTTGACGTGATCAAGACTATGAATGAGCTTGAACGCCGGCTGGAGGACATCAACACGCCGTTGGACGTTGCAGTCATCGGTTGTGTAGTGAATGGGCCAGGGGAAGCGAAAGAGGCTGATGTAGGTTTGACTGGAGGCTCTCCTTCCAACCTGATTTATGTGGGCGGCAAGCCGGACCATAAGCTGAATAATGATGAGCTGGTTGAGCGTTTTGAGTCGCTGATCCGCAGCAAAGCGGCGGCCAAGCAAGAAGAGCTGGACGCGCTGATCGCAAAAGGGTAA
- the pilW gene encoding type IV pilus biogenesis/stability protein PilW produces the protein MGVVFRFLNKARLFITLKITLALVVKLRKMENLKRTFKAAVMLVLISGAVAGCVTTVTGPYTKKASEEKAAQQYVQLGLAYFQQGDMESALLKLQRALEIKPNNAEALAAMGLVYQRQKEPFLAEKQFKSALRSDASFTRGRTYYAAYLYEQGRFKEAVEQFEKASGDVSYEGRAQVFSNIGLIRLRLGDIDQSIKAYEKSLTLRHEQPNAVLALSSLYFEKRELVKADKLYGAFWEAVRRGGASHSPASLALGIKIAREKKDLNEEASLMLLLKNMFPNSAEYKTMKGSS, from the coding sequence ATGGGCGTAGTATTCAGATTCCTGAATAAAGCAAGGCTGTTTATAACATTGAAAATAACGCTGGCATTGGTAGTTAAATTGAGAAAAATGGAAAACCTCAAGCGCACTTTTAAAGCAGCAGTAATGTTAGTCCTAATATCTGGAGCTGTTGCAGGGTGCGTAACTACTGTAACTGGACCCTATACCAAAAAGGCGTCGGAAGAGAAGGCCGCTCAACAATATGTCCAGCTCGGACTGGCTTATTTTCAGCAGGGAGATATGGAAAGCGCTTTACTGAAACTTCAACGAGCACTTGAGATAAAGCCTAATAATGCTGAGGCATTGGCTGCGATGGGATTGGTTTATCAGCGCCAAAAAGAGCCTTTCTTGGCGGAAAAGCAGTTTAAGTCCGCACTTCGATCAGATGCCAGTTTCACTAGGGGGCGTACCTATTATGCGGCTTACCTGTATGAGCAAGGCCGATTTAAGGAAGCTGTGGAGCAGTTTGAAAAAGCCTCTGGCGATGTGAGCTATGAAGGGCGTGCTCAAGTTTTTAGTAATATAGGCTTGATACGCTTAAGGCTGGGAGATATCGACCAATCGATCAAAGCGTATGAAAAGTCGTTAACGCTAAGACATGAGCAGCCCAACGCCGTGTTGGCTTTGTCCTCCTTATACTTTGAAAAACGCGAGTTAGTAAAAGCAGATAAACTATATGGCGCATTCTGGGAGGCAGTGCGCAGAGGCGGGGCTTCGCACTCCCCGGCCAGCTTGGCGTTGGGAATTAAAATCGCCAGGGAGAAGAAGGATTTGAATGAGGAAGCATCTTTGATGTTGTTGCTTAAGAACATGTTTCCCAACTCCGCTGAATATAAAACGATGAAAGGAAGTAGTTGA
- the trmJ gene encoding tRNA (cytosine(32)/uridine(32)-2'-O)-methyltransferase TrmJ: protein MLENVRIVLVNTSHPGNIGATARVMKNMRLSRLVLVEPDRFPDDDATSRASGALDVLGSAQVVASLEEAIDGCVLVVGTSARGRSIPWPVRNPRDLADDVYDRVATTRGDVAIVFGREERGLTNDELQRCHLHVHIPSNPDYSSLNVAMAAQVICYELHMRWLLENEENQSYIQRLDGPGDAGWDVEAATADEIERYLAHLEQTLVDIEFHDPENPRQLMSRLRRLYQRARLDKMEINILRGILRSTQKMAGTWQKK, encoded by the coding sequence ATGCTGGAAAACGTCCGTATTGTGCTGGTCAACACCTCTCATCCCGGTAATATCGGCGCTACAGCCCGTGTGATGAAAAACATGCGGCTGTCTCGATTGGTTCTGGTGGAGCCGGATCGATTTCCAGATGATGATGCAACAAGTCGCGCATCTGGAGCTTTGGATGTTCTGGGGAGCGCTCAAGTGGTCGCGAGTTTGGAAGAGGCGATAGACGGTTGCGTGTTGGTGGTGGGAACCAGCGCAAGAGGTCGAAGTATCCCCTGGCCTGTAAGAAATCCTCGTGACCTGGCGGATGATGTTTACGATCGCGTGGCGACGACCAGAGGCGATGTGGCGATTGTATTTGGGCGTGAAGAGCGGGGCCTTACCAATGACGAGCTGCAACGCTGTCATTTGCATGTGCATATTCCTTCAAATCCAGACTATTCATCTTTGAATGTTGCGATGGCTGCGCAAGTGATTTGTTATGAGCTTCACATGCGGTGGCTGCTTGAAAACGAAGAGAATCAATCATATATCCAGAGATTGGACGGTCCCGGGGATGCGGGGTGGGATGTTGAGGCGGCGACAGCGGACGAGATTGAGCGCTATCTGGCTCATCTGGAGCAAACGCTGGTCGATATCGAATTCCATGATCCGGAAAATCCCAGACAATTGATGTCGCGGTTGCGGCGGCTATACCAGCGTGCGCGTTTGGATAAGATGGAAATCAACATTCTGCGGGGCATTCTAAGGTCCACGCAGAAAATGGCGGGAACTTGGCAAAAGAAATAA